Genomic DNA from Phaeobacter porticola:
TAATATTGTGGGGGCCACGCATGGTTCAGATCTTCCAGCCAGAGTGCAGCGCGGCAATGCCCAGCGATAGGTTGCGATATTTTGCGTTGGCAAACCCGGCTTCGCGCAGCATTGACAGGAATGTGTCTTGATCCGGAAAATTACGGATCGATTCGACCAGATATTGATAGCTGTCATAATCGTTCGCGATCATCTGACCCATGCGGGGAATCACGTTGAAGGAATAGAGATCATATGCTTTCTGCATGGCCGCGTTAGGCAGCTGGCTGAATTCCAAAACCATCAGGCGCCCTCCAGGTTTCAGAACACGGTAAGCCTCGTTCAGGGCTTCCTGAGGGCGGGTAACATTCCGAATGCCAAAGGAGATGGTGTAGACATCAAAGGTATTGTCCTTGAACGGCAGCGCCATTGCATCACCGGTAACCCAGTCCAGACTGTCGGCCATCTGTGCGGCCTCAGCCCGCTTGCGGCCCTCTTCCAGCATTGGCGCGGTCAGATCCAGTACGGTGGAATGGCCATAGCCAGCCCGCTTCAGGAATCGGAACGAGATATCGCCGGTACCACCGGCGACATCCAGAAGGCGCTGACCGGGCCGTGGCGACAGCCAGTCCATCAT
This window encodes:
- the ubiE gene encoding bifunctional demethylmenaquinone methyltransferase/2-methoxy-6-polyprenyl-1,4-benzoquinol methylase UbiE — translated: MTQRSEDTTHFGFETVPESEKAGRVQGVFNSVASKYDVMNDVMSMGIHRIWKDAMMDWLSPRPGQRLLDVAGGTGDISFRFLKRAGYGHSTVLDLTAPMLEEGRKRAEAAQMADSLDWVTGDAMALPFKDNTFDVYTISFGIRNVTRPQEALNEAYRVLKPGGRLMVLEFSQLPNAAMQKAYDLYSFNVIPRMGQMIANDYDSYQYLVESIRNFPDQDTFLSMLREAGFANAKYRNLSLGIAALHSGWKI